One genomic segment of Occultella kanbiaonis includes these proteins:
- a CDS encoding response regulator, with protein MTRVLIVDDEPALARALAVVFRANRYEAQVATTGAAAVQAVTDWHPDVVVLDLGLPDLDGMDVLRAIRSWSTLPIVVLSARQTSDDKVEALDAGADDYVTKPFGTDELLARIRAAVRRRPAEEDPPVVRAGAFTVDLALRRVVLASGETVRLTPTEWHLLELLTRNVGKIVGRRELLQELRGPNLDVETHYLRVYMAQLRRKLEPDPARPRHLITEAGVGYRLQL; from the coding sequence ATGACGCGCGTACTGATCGTTGACGACGAGCCCGCCCTGGCCCGGGCACTCGCGGTCGTGTTCCGGGCGAACCGGTACGAGGCCCAGGTGGCCACGACCGGCGCGGCGGCCGTCCAGGCGGTCACCGACTGGCACCCGGACGTCGTCGTCCTGGACCTGGGGCTGCCCGACCTGGACGGCATGGACGTGCTGCGCGCGATCCGCAGCTGGTCGACCCTTCCGATCGTGGTGCTCTCCGCGCGCCAGACCAGCGACGACAAGGTCGAAGCGCTGGACGCCGGCGCGGACGACTACGTGACCAAGCCGTTCGGGACGGACGAGCTGCTCGCCCGGATCAGGGCCGCCGTCCGGCGCCGCCCGGCGGAGGAGGACCCACCCGTGGTGCGCGCCGGGGCGTTCACGGTTGACCTGGCCCTTCGGCGCGTGGTGCTCGCGTCGGGGGAGACCGTGCGGCTGACGCCGACCGAGTGGCACCTGCTCGAGCTGCTCACCCGCAACGTCGGCAAGATCGTCGGGCGGCGCGAGCTGCTCCAGGAGCTGCGCGGCCCGAACCTTGATGTCGAGACGCACTACCTGCGGGTGTACATGGCGCAACTGCGTCGAAAGCTCGAGCCCGATCCCGCGCGACCCCGGCACCTGATCACCGAGGCGGGCGTCGGCTACCGGCTGCAATTGTGA
- a CDS encoding sensor histidine kinase, with product MTEHDKPDGAGHRGRLRVYLGASAGVGKTYAMLDEGRRRIGRGVDVVVGLVETHGRAHTAALLDGLEIVPRRELGHRGADFTEMDLDAVLARAPQVALVDELAHTNVPGSRNAKRWEDVEELLDAGIDVVTTVNIQHLESLNDVVASITGVRQQETIPDEIVRRADQIELVDMSPESLRRRLSHGNVYPAEKIDAAMSNYFRVGNLTALRELALLWTADRVDEALEAYRRDHDIAEPWPARERLVVAVTGGTETETLVRRAARIAQRGSRAEFLAIHVLRSDGLTGVAPDSLGKHRTLVESLGGSWHTVLSDDVPGAVLDFARGVNANQILLGVTRRSRVAGALAPGVAARVIDGSGDIDVLVVPHEGARGGTRRRPPRGVLTRRRTVLAWSMALAGPPVLSWICTVAGDLDSLPTALMLFLSLTVGVALVGGLRPALFSAVLGGLLSNFLFAPPVRTLTIAQPQHALAIGILLAVAVGVSTVVDLAARRTLEAARARAEADALTSIAGAVVRATDAVPAVLEQLRETLGVGGVALVRTGAGSAWQILETSSGEPPSTPEQASSTIQIDEDLSLALRGGTLSPGQVRFVGAVGQYLNSLLEREHLRAQARSARIARERDATRTALLAAVSHDLRTPLTSIKAAITALRSSTQIAPEDRRTLLADVEEQTDRLQSLIDNLLDMSRIDAGVVTPHLDPVALDEVVPLAAGAVGVSAIEIDVPENLPLLRADAGLLERALANVIENAVRHTAPGTRVRVVAEQVGGSLMIRVVDRGPGVPDERKEQMFAAFQRLGDVPQGHGLGLGLAVARGFIEANGGTLEAEDTPGGGLTMIATLPLPADAP from the coding sequence ATGACGGAGCACGACAAGCCCGACGGCGCCGGTCACCGTGGGCGCCTGCGGGTCTACCTCGGCGCCTCGGCGGGCGTCGGGAAGACCTACGCGATGCTCGACGAGGGGCGCCGCCGGATCGGTCGCGGCGTCGACGTCGTCGTCGGGCTCGTCGAGACGCACGGCCGCGCCCACACGGCGGCGCTCCTGGACGGCCTCGAGATCGTCCCGCGACGCGAGCTGGGGCACCGCGGCGCCGACTTCACCGAGATGGACCTGGACGCCGTCCTGGCCCGAGCGCCGCAGGTCGCCCTGGTCGACGAGCTCGCCCACACCAACGTCCCGGGCAGCCGCAACGCCAAGCGCTGGGAGGACGTCGAGGAACTGCTCGACGCCGGCATCGACGTCGTCACGACCGTCAACATCCAGCACCTGGAGAGCCTGAACGACGTCGTGGCGTCGATCACCGGGGTCCGGCAGCAGGAGACGATCCCGGACGAGATCGTCCGGCGAGCCGACCAGATCGAACTCGTCGACATGAGCCCGGAGTCGCTGCGCCGTCGGCTCTCCCACGGCAACGTCTACCCGGCCGAGAAGATCGACGCCGCCATGTCGAACTACTTCCGGGTCGGGAACCTGACCGCGCTGCGTGAGCTCGCGCTGCTGTGGACCGCGGACCGGGTCGACGAGGCGCTGGAGGCCTACCGCAGGGACCACGACATCGCCGAGCCATGGCCGGCTAGGGAGCGCCTGGTCGTCGCCGTCACCGGCGGCACCGAGACCGAGACCCTGGTGCGGCGGGCCGCCCGGATCGCCCAGCGCGGCAGCCGCGCCGAGTTCCTGGCCATCCACGTGCTCCGCAGCGACGGCCTCACCGGGGTCGCACCGGACTCGCTCGGGAAGCACCGCACCCTGGTCGAGTCACTCGGCGGCAGTTGGCACACCGTGCTCAGCGACGACGTGCCCGGCGCCGTCCTCGACTTCGCCCGCGGCGTCAACGCCAACCAGATCCTGCTCGGCGTCACCCGCAGGAGTCGCGTCGCCGGCGCCCTCGCGCCCGGGGTGGCGGCGCGGGTGATCGACGGATCCGGTGACATCGACGTGCTCGTGGTCCCGCACGAGGGGGCCAGGGGCGGTACCCGCCGCCGACCGCCACGGGGCGTGCTGACCCGGCGCCGCACCGTCCTGGCGTGGTCCATGGCACTGGCCGGCCCACCGGTGCTGTCCTGGATCTGCACCGTGGCGGGCGATCTGGACTCCCTCCCGACGGCCCTGATGCTGTTCCTCAGCCTCACCGTCGGGGTTGCGCTGGTCGGCGGGCTGCGCCCCGCGCTGTTCAGCGCGGTGCTCGGCGGCCTGCTCAGCAACTTCCTGTTCGCGCCACCGGTGCGCACCCTGACGATCGCGCAGCCGCAGCACGCGCTCGCCATCGGGATCCTGCTGGCGGTGGCGGTGGGCGTCTCGACGGTCGTCGACCTCGCCGCCCGCCGCACCCTGGAGGCCGCGCGGGCCCGGGCCGAGGCCGACGCGTTGACCTCGATCGCCGGTGCCGTGGTCCGGGCCACCGACGCCGTGCCCGCCGTGCTCGAGCAACTGCGGGAGACGCTGGGCGTCGGCGGGGTGGCGCTGGTCCGCACGGGCGCCGGGTCGGCGTGGCAGATCCTGGAGACCTCGTCCGGTGAGCCGCCGAGCACGCCGGAGCAGGCGTCCTCGACCATCCAGATCGACGAGGACCTCTCGCTCGCGTTGCGTGGCGGCACCCTCTCGCCCGGGCAGGTCCGGTTCGTGGGCGCCGTCGGGCAGTACCTGAACTCGCTGCTGGAGCGGGAGCACCTGCGCGCCCAGGCGCGTTCGGCCCGCATCGCACGCGAACGCGACGCGACCCGCACCGCGCTCCTCGCCGCGGTCTCGCACGACCTGCGCACGCCGCTGACCTCGATCAAGGCGGCGATCACCGCGCTGCGCTCGTCCACGCAGATCGCGCCCGAGGACCGGCGGACCCTCCTGGCCGACGTCGAGGAACAGACCGACCGGCTGCAGTCCCTGATCGACAACCTGCTCGATATGAGCCGCATCGACGCCGGCGTGGTGACCCCCCACCTGGACCCCGTGGCACTCGATGAGGTCGTGCCCCTCGCGGCCGGCGCCGTCGGCGTCTCGGCGATCGAGATCGACGTGCCGGAGAACCTGCCGCTGCTGCGCGCGGACGCGGGCCTGCTCGAGCGGGCGCTCGCGAACGTCATCGAGAACGCGGTCCGTCACACCGCTCCAGGAACGCGGGTCCGGGTGGTCGCGGAGCAGGTCGGCGGCTCGCTGATGATCCGCGTCGTCGACCGCGGTCCCGGGGTGCCGGACGAGCGCAAGGAGCAGATGTTCGCGGCGTTCCAGCGCCTCGGCGACGTGCCCCAGGGACACGGCCTCGGCCTCGGACTCGCCGTCGCGCGGGGTTTCATCGAGGCCAACGGCGGCACCCTGGAGGCCGAGGACACCCCGGGCGGCGGCCTTACGATGATCGCGACCCTGCCCCTGCCAGCGGATGCACCATGA
- the kdpC gene encoding potassium-transporting ATPase subunit KdpC, with amino-acid sequence MSAFLKQSLAGLRVLLVMTVILGLGYPLAVFGVGALMPARANGSLVVVDGETVGSSLIGQTFDGDEWFRSRPSVAGDGYDPLASGASNLGPENPELLAGVQARRAEVAEREGVDPDLVPVDAVTASGSGLDPHISPEYADLQVARVARERGLSDAVVRELLAQATTTPELGFLGAPRVNVVELNAALLALEQ; translated from the coding sequence ATGTCCGCATTCCTCAAACAGTCCCTCGCCGGCCTGCGGGTCCTGCTCGTGATGACCGTCATCCTCGGACTCGGCTACCCCCTCGCCGTCTTCGGCGTCGGCGCCCTGATGCCCGCCCGGGCGAACGGGTCCTTGGTCGTCGTCGACGGCGAGACCGTCGGGTCGAGCCTGATCGGCCAGACCTTCGACGGCGACGAGTGGTTCCGGTCCCGGCCGTCGGTCGCCGGGGACGGGTACGACCCGCTCGCCTCTGGTGCCTCGAACCTCGGCCCGGAGAACCCCGAGCTGCTCGCAGGCGTGCAGGCACGGCGCGCCGAGGTCGCCGAGCGCGAGGGTGTCGACCCTGATCTGGTTCCCGTCGATGCCGTCACCGCCTCCGGCTCCGGCCTCGACCCGCACATCTCACCCGAGTACGCCGACCTGCAGGTCGCGAGGGTGGCCCGGGAGCGTGGCCTCAGCGACGCCGTCGTCCGCGAACTCCTCGCCCAGGCGACCACCACCCCCGAGCTCGGCTTCCTCGGCGCCCCCCGCGTGAACGTCGTCGAACTGAACGCGGCGCTCCTCGCGCTGGAGCAGTGA
- the kdpB gene encoding potassium-transporting ATPase subunit KdpB, whose amino-acid sequence MTTLTTTTPETDHAPATRVRAGAFHPRQLLRSLPDALRKLDPRHQIRYPVMFVVWVGAVATTVLAVVHPSLFAWSITVWLWATVVFANLAESVAEGRGKAQADSLRKARTTAMARRLRGDDTEESVPGTALEVGDLVVVEAGEVIPSDGDVVDGVASVDESAVTGESAPVIRESGGDRSSVTGGTKVLSDRIVVRITAKAGETFLDRMISLVEGSARQKTPNEIALNLLLASLTLIFLLAVVTLQPFAVYSGQAQPLIVLVALLVCLIPTTIGALLSAIGIAGMDRLIQRNVMALSGRAVEAAGDVDVLLLDKTGTITLGNRQAVEVLPAGQVTEVELAEAAQMSSLADETPEGRSVVVLAKERYDMRLLFHDQLPTATFVPFTAQTRMSGVDVQTHSGIRRIRKGAASAVMAWVRENGGHPTADVGESVDSISASGGTPLVVAEQRGDAPARALGVIHLKDVVKSGLRERFDELRRMGIRTVMITGDNALTARAIAAEAGVDDYLAEAKPEDKMALIKSEQAAGRMVAMTGDGTNDAPALAQADVGVAMNTGTSAAKEAGNMVDLDSNPTKLIEVVAIGKQLLITRGALTTFSIANDVAKYFAIIPAMFAGLYPQLDRINLMGLSSPESAMLSAVIFNALIIVALIPVALRGVRYRPRGASAMLRGNLLVYGLGGLIAPFVGIKLIDLVVSLLPGF is encoded by the coding sequence GTGACCACCCTGACCACCACCACCCCCGAGACCGACCACGCTCCTGCCACACGGGTCCGGGCCGGCGCGTTCCACCCGCGGCAGCTGCTGCGGTCCCTTCCGGACGCCCTGCGCAAGCTCGATCCGCGGCACCAGATCCGCTATCCGGTGATGTTCGTCGTCTGGGTCGGCGCGGTGGCCACGACCGTCCTGGCCGTCGTGCACCCGTCCCTGTTCGCCTGGTCGATCACCGTGTGGCTCTGGGCCACGGTCGTGTTCGCCAACCTCGCCGAGTCCGTCGCCGAGGGCCGCGGCAAGGCCCAGGCCGACTCGCTGCGCAAGGCGCGCACCACCGCGATGGCCCGCCGCCTCCGCGGTGACGACACCGAGGAATCGGTGCCGGGCACGGCACTCGAGGTCGGAGACCTCGTCGTCGTCGAGGCCGGTGAGGTGATCCCCAGCGACGGAGACGTGGTCGACGGCGTCGCTTCCGTCGACGAGTCGGCCGTCACCGGGGAGTCGGCGCCCGTCATCCGGGAGTCGGGCGGTGACCGCTCGTCGGTCACCGGCGGCACCAAGGTCCTCTCGGACCGCATCGTGGTGCGCATCACCGCCAAGGCCGGCGAGACGTTCCTGGACCGGATGATCTCGCTGGTCGAGGGCTCCGCACGGCAGAAGACGCCCAACGAGATCGCGCTGAACCTGCTGCTGGCCAGCCTCACGCTGATCTTCCTGCTCGCCGTGGTGACCCTGCAGCCGTTCGCGGTCTACTCCGGGCAGGCCCAGCCGCTGATCGTGCTCGTCGCCCTGCTCGTCTGCCTGATCCCGACCACGATCGGCGCGCTGCTGTCCGCGATCGGTATCGCGGGCATGGACCGGCTGATCCAGCGCAACGTGATGGCGCTGTCCGGCCGCGCCGTCGAGGCCGCCGGTGACGTCGACGTGCTGCTGCTGGACAAGACCGGCACGATCACGCTCGGCAACCGGCAGGCCGTCGAGGTCCTCCCCGCCGGGCAGGTGACCGAGGTCGAGCTCGCCGAGGCCGCGCAGATGTCCAGCCTCGCGGACGAGACCCCCGAGGGGCGCTCCGTCGTGGTGCTCGCCAAGGAGCGCTACGACATGCGCCTGCTGTTCCACGACCAGCTCCCGACCGCGACGTTCGTCCCGTTCACCGCCCAGACCCGGATGAGCGGTGTGGACGTGCAGACGCACTCCGGCATCCGGCGGATCCGCAAGGGCGCCGCGTCGGCGGTGATGGCCTGGGTGCGCGAGAACGGCGGTCACCCGACCGCGGACGTCGGCGAGAGCGTCGACTCGATCAGCGCATCGGGCGGGACCCCGCTGGTGGTGGCCGAGCAGCGCGGTGACGCCCCGGCCCGCGCGCTCGGCGTCATCCACCTCAAGGACGTCGTCAAGTCCGGTCTGCGGGAGCGGTTCGACGAGCTCCGCAGGATGGGGATCCGCACGGTGATGATCACCGGCGACAACGCGCTCACCGCGCGCGCCATCGCGGCCGAGGCCGGCGTCGACGACTACCTCGCCGAGGCCAAGCCCGAGGACAAGATGGCGCTCATCAAGTCCGAGCAGGCCGCCGGGCGGATGGTTGCCATGACCGGCGACGGCACGAACGACGCCCCTGCCCTGGCCCAGGCGGACGTCGGCGTCGCGATGAACACCGGGACCTCGGCCGCGAAGGAGGCCGGAAACATGGTGGACCTGGACTCCAACCCCACGAAGCTCATCGAGGTCGTCGCGATCGGCAAGCAACTGCTGATCACCCGCGGCGCGCTCACCACGTTCTCGATCGCGAACGACGTCGCGAAGTACTTCGCGATCATCCCGGCCATGTTCGCGGGCCTGTACCCGCAGCTCGACCGTATCAACCTGATGGGGCTGTCCTCACCGGAGTCGGCGATGCTGTCCGCGGTCATCTTCAACGCGCTGATCATCGTCGCCCTCATCCCGGTCGCGTTGCGCGGCGTGCGGTACCGCCCCCGCGGAGCCTCCGCGATGCTGCGCGGCAACCTGCTCGTCTACGGCCTCGGGGGACTGATCGCCCCGTTCGTCGGCATCAAGCTCATCGACCTCGTCGTCTCCCTGCTACCGGGCTTCTGA